In Monodelphis domestica isolate mMonDom1 chromosome 3, mMonDom1.pri, whole genome shotgun sequence, the following proteins share a genomic window:
- the NRBP2 gene encoding nuclear receptor-binding protein 2 isoform X1 encodes MAAPEPARRGREREDESEDESEILEESPCGRWQKRREQVNQGNMPGIQSTFLAMDTEEGVEVVWNELHFTDRKAFKAHEEKIQTMFEQLVLVDHPNIVKLHKYWLDTPESKARVIFITEYVSSGSLKQFLKKTKKNHKAMNARAWKRWCTQILSALSFLHSCNPPIIHGNLTSDTIFIQHNGLIKIGSVWHRVFSNAIPDDLRSPIRAEREEQRNLHFFPPEYGLSGVADGTAVDIFSFGMCALEMAVLEIQSNGDTRVTEEAIARARHSLSDPNMREFILSCLVLDPACRPSAHNLLFHRVLFEVHSLKLLAAHCFIQHQYLMPENVVEEKTKVIDLNMVMAEIHRTGRPGVQWRYSEVSFLELDKFLEDVRNGIYPLMNFAASRPLGLPRVLAPPPEDARKAKTPTPEPFDVETRKVVQMQCNMEMNEDRAQWHLTLLLVLEDKLHRQLSYDLLPTDSSKDLATELVHYGFIHEDDCEKLAAFLESTFHKYRSAPP; translated from the exons GTCAACCAGGGCAATATGCCAGGGATCCAGAGCACTTTCCTAGCCATGGACACAGAGGAAGGTGTGGAGGTGGTGTGGAATGAGCTGCACTTCACAGACAGGAAGGCCTTCAAGGCCCATGAG GAGAAGATCCAAACCATGTTTGAACAGCTGGTACTTGTGGACCATCCCAACATTGTCAAGCTGCACAAGTATTGGCTGGACACGCCAGAATCCAAGGCCCGG GTGATCTTCATCACTGAGTATGTCTCCTCAGGCAGCCTCAAGCAGTTtttgaagaagacaaaaaaaaaccacaaggCTATGAATGCCCGG GCCTGGAAACGCTGGTGTACACAGATTTTATCTGCTCTCAG CTTTCTTCACTCGTGCAACCCTCCCATCATTCATGGCAACTTGACCAGCGACACCATCTTCATCCAGCACAATGGCCTAATCAAGATTGGTTCTG tCTGGCACAGGGTATTCTCTAATG CAATTCCTGATGATCTCCGTAGCCCCATTCGAGCTGAGCGAGAAGAACAGCGAAACTTGCATTTTTTCCCCCCGGAGTATGGCC TTTCAGGGGTTGCTGACGGGACAGCTGTGGACATCTTTTCATTCGGGATGTGTGCACTGGAG aTGGCTGTGCTAGAGATCCAGTCTAATGGGGACACCCGAGTGACTGAAGAGGCCATTGCTCGTGCCCGACACTCACTGAGTGATCCTAATATGCGG GAGTTCATCCTGTCGTGCCTTGTCTTGGACCCAGCCTGCCGACCTTCTGCCCACAACCTTCTCTTCCATCGTGTGCTCTTTGAAGTTCACTCACTGAAGCTCTTGGCGGCTCATTGTTTCATCCAGCACCAAT ATCTGATGCCAGAAAATGTGGTAGAAGAAAAGACCAAGGTGATTGACCTCAACATGGTGATGGCTGAGATTCATCGGACTGGCCGGCCAGGAGTTCAGTGGCG GTACTCTGAGGTCTCATTCTTAGAGCTGGACAAGTTCCTGGAAGATGTCAG AAATGGAATCTACCCACTCATGAACTTTGCTGCCTCTCGACCCCTGGGGCTTCCTCGTGTACTGGCTCCTCCCCCTGAGGATGCCCGAAAAGCTAAGACCCCCACCCCAGAGCCTTTCGATGTGGAAACCAGGAAG GTTGTACAAATGCAGTGTAACATGGAGATGAATGAAGACAGAGCTCAGTGGCAC CTCACTCTGCTCCTGGTCCTGGAAGACAAGTTACACCGACAGCTGAGCTATGATCTCCTGCCAA CTGACAGTTCCAAGGATCTAGCCACAGAGTTGGTTCATTATGGCTTCATTCATGAG GATGATTGCGAAAAACTGGCTGCCTTTCTGGAGAGCACCTTCCACAAATATCGTTCAGCCCCACCCTGA
- the NRBP2 gene encoding nuclear receptor-binding protein 2 isoform X2 — MAAPEPARRGREREDESEDESEILEESPCGRWQKRREQVNQGNMPGIQSTFLAMDTEEGVEVVWNELHFTDRKAFKAHEEKIQTMFEQLVLVDHPNIVKLHKYWLDTPESKARVIFITEYVSSGSLKQFLKKTKKNHKAMNARAWKRWCTQILSALSFLHSCNPPIIHGNLTSDTIFIQHNGLIKIGSVWHRVFSNAIPDDLRSPIRAEREEQRNLHFFPPEYGRVADGTAVDIFSFGMCALEMAVLEIQSNGDTRVTEEAIARARHSLSDPNMREFILSCLVLDPACRPSAHNLLFHRVLFEVHSLKLLAAHCFIQHQYLMPENVVEEKTKVIDLNMVMAEIHRTGRPGVQWRYSEVSFLELDKFLEDVRNGIYPLMNFAASRPLGLPRVLAPPPEDARKAKTPTPEPFDVETRKVVQMQCNMEMNEDRAQWHLTLLLVLEDKLHRQLSYDLLPTDSSKDLATELVHYGFIHEDDCEKLAAFLESTFHKYRSAPP; from the exons GTCAACCAGGGCAATATGCCAGGGATCCAGAGCACTTTCCTAGCCATGGACACAGAGGAAGGTGTGGAGGTGGTGTGGAATGAGCTGCACTTCACAGACAGGAAGGCCTTCAAGGCCCATGAG GAGAAGATCCAAACCATGTTTGAACAGCTGGTACTTGTGGACCATCCCAACATTGTCAAGCTGCACAAGTATTGGCTGGACACGCCAGAATCCAAGGCCCGG GTGATCTTCATCACTGAGTATGTCTCCTCAGGCAGCCTCAAGCAGTTtttgaagaagacaaaaaaaaaccacaaggCTATGAATGCCCGG GCCTGGAAACGCTGGTGTACACAGATTTTATCTGCTCTCAG CTTTCTTCACTCGTGCAACCCTCCCATCATTCATGGCAACTTGACCAGCGACACCATCTTCATCCAGCACAATGGCCTAATCAAGATTGGTTCTG tCTGGCACAGGGTATTCTCTAATG CAATTCCTGATGATCTCCGTAGCCCCATTCGAGCTGAGCGAGAAGAACAGCGAAACTTGCATTTTTTCCCCCCGGAGTATGGCC GGGTTGCTGACGGGACAGCTGTGGACATCTTTTCATTCGGGATGTGTGCACTGGAG aTGGCTGTGCTAGAGATCCAGTCTAATGGGGACACCCGAGTGACTGAAGAGGCCATTGCTCGTGCCCGACACTCACTGAGTGATCCTAATATGCGG GAGTTCATCCTGTCGTGCCTTGTCTTGGACCCAGCCTGCCGACCTTCTGCCCACAACCTTCTCTTCCATCGTGTGCTCTTTGAAGTTCACTCACTGAAGCTCTTGGCGGCTCATTGTTTCATCCAGCACCAAT ATCTGATGCCAGAAAATGTGGTAGAAGAAAAGACCAAGGTGATTGACCTCAACATGGTGATGGCTGAGATTCATCGGACTGGCCGGCCAGGAGTTCAGTGGCG GTACTCTGAGGTCTCATTCTTAGAGCTGGACAAGTTCCTGGAAGATGTCAG AAATGGAATCTACCCACTCATGAACTTTGCTGCCTCTCGACCCCTGGGGCTTCCTCGTGTACTGGCTCCTCCCCCTGAGGATGCCCGAAAAGCTAAGACCCCCACCCCAGAGCCTTTCGATGTGGAAACCAGGAAG GTTGTACAAATGCAGTGTAACATGGAGATGAATGAAGACAGAGCTCAGTGGCAC CTCACTCTGCTCCTGGTCCTGGAAGACAAGTTACACCGACAGCTGAGCTATGATCTCCTGCCAA CTGACAGTTCCAAGGATCTAGCCACAGAGTTGGTTCATTATGGCTTCATTCATGAG GATGATTGCGAAAAACTGGCTGCCTTTCTGGAGAGCACCTTCCACAAATATCGTTCAGCCCCACCCTGA